GTGATCAGTATACTGTACTTTGCACTTGTTATTTCAACAAGTCAGATGGGAAGTTGCCCTCATTAAATTAGCTATATGAAAATATAGTTGTGGATCGTGTTTGTGCTTGCTTTATGCTACTTAAAAGCACTTGCTACATTTGAGCTTTTTATGTGTAGTTTTACATCAAAGGTCCCTTGCTAAAGTACTTGTAGAATTGATTCTGTTATGTGTACGTATACATCATTAACCGAAGAGGTCCCATATGTCCTTTATTTAATGTAATGTAAAGAAACTAGATGAAGCAGAGTAGTAGGTGTGACCTAATGATCAATAAAGTCAGTTGAGAATCATGAGATTTCACGTCCAGATCTACCAGCAAAGGtacaaaaatgtaatttcacgaGCGGAGTCTTGGAAGGATAGAGTGCCTGTACACCTTAACCCTATCTCGTGGAGGTAGCGAGGTTGTATCTGAAAGATCAAAGCGTTGCTTAGATAAAAACAATGAGTGATTTCTCTCCATCCATCCAAGCTAGTTGAAGTAGTAGGTACCTCGTGGAGCTAGTTGAGATGTACGCGAAGAAAACAAACTAGGTGAAGTAGAACACTAGGTGCATGTTGTCCTTAAAAGGACAAGGTAGCTAGCTAGAAGTGATGTTCCATAAACATATGTCAGTACATTATAATTACACATGCATTGCATCTCATCTATGCTTTTCACAAACCAAATCCTTTGTCCTCCCTAAACTATGTATAAACTTTGCTCTTAACATTTTCCTTCCACATTATAAGATTGTTTGAGTAAATAATAACAATTCTTAAGGATGTTTATAGGTACAACAAATCGAAAGCATATCGCGAAGATACTAAAAAAGATCCTCCAATTACCAAGAAGATCTAGTTTCAAGTTTGCATTCGATGATTGGGAGGGTGAAACAGCCTCATTGCCTCTTCCAAAAGATGTGAAGGAAGGACATTTTGTGGTGCATGCAATTGATGATGGGAAACAAAGGAGGTTCATCGTTGAGTTGAGCTATTTGGCGGATCCAGGATTTATAAGGTTATTAGAGCAAGCTGAGGAAGAGTTTGGTTTCGAACAAGGAGGAGTTCTTGCTATCCCTTGTAGGCATAGTGACTTGGAAAAAATTCTTGAaaacaagaacaagaacaagaaaTGATCTATCTTTCCTCTTATTAATTTAAACCCCCTTTAAAAggttctttttattatatattatgctTTTTATAACGAttgttatcattttttttctatatcatTTTTTCTCTCTATCATTTTGTTGATCGAAAGAAAATAAGTGTTTTTTCCTGAATACTTAATAAGAGGATTTACTATGATGAtctgggggtgggggtgggggtgggggaggGGGTGGGTGCGCTCTTATCTAAATTACACATCACAAgttacattaataataaaaaaaaattatccaatacgttaatatgtttataatatataatttataaattttaattttatattttaaaaaaatttatcctaattttgaaaattatcaaaaaaagataatattattttcattaattgatttaagggcaactttcacgtatagcaaataaaaaatttatatttgtatgttatagcaaagtttatataattgcgctccatagcaaacatagaaactgtataattcgctatacatatatatttgaagcaaattgtataaaatgaaatgtataaaacaagaaagagaaagacatttgggcagagaactgtataaaaacgaagtgtataaaacaaattgtattatcacaagtgtatagaacgattatatacaatttgaatttgtataaaatgagaaagagagaaagacaaaagagacttgacaaggaatatacaattgaatcgaattgtataaaacgaaaaagagagaaattagatacaatttgaaaattgtataaaacgagaaagagagaaagacaaaagaaactgggcaggggagtatttttattgtataattattgtatagtatttttattgtatatatgtaattgcatgtgtatatacaattttttcacgctttatacaaacaaaaacacaatttatacatttcgcttctgtttgtataagtgagaaagacGGGAATGGCGAGCAAGATCTGGAAGaagggagagaggggaacagaaatatatgtatttatacaattctctctgctttatacaattagaacaatttttatacacttgtgtttatataaaaagtgaggaagcgagcgagagattggaggagagtgacGCCTGATAATTTTTTGcaaatgtttgctatggagcataattaaatcaaaccctatctactccatttattttaggttattagtttgttgttatatacaattttcccttgaTTTAATAAGGGATGAATTACTTTAGTTTTGAAAAAGAGGCCCATTAGTTAAGGAAGAGTCATTCAGAAAAGTAAAACATCAAAGTTTATGGatttgaattataaaattactgactttaaattttaatgtaatttgaGTTTCAAAATTCAATGTCTAATTGACGATACATTTAGTGATTCTCaacacaactcaataatcaaaataaattttattgaactcgattaaatttatattcaaatattaatCTCTGCCTTTAATCGAAGAGTGTttagttatatataatatttctttgttcttttcctCTCTTTTGTGAAGAAGGCCCTCTAATGTGTTGCAAGCGTGCAATATTATACAATGGACTTATCAATTTTGTTGAGATTCTGTATGTctttagaaatttattaaattataattaatcgTGAgctaacttatttttatattagtattaatttgagaTTATCAGAGAACTCTTGCTTTGTCATAATGTCAATAAGTTTATGAGAGTAATAGAACCTTATATTAGTTAAAGATGTATTTATGAGATTTCGATCATAGTCTAGGAGTACGTGTGCCTTAttcctttaaatttatttgcttacttttttagaatatttaaaaagaatatttctttttttgaccatttttgtAGGTTAACTTTCCATTTCATATATTTACGAAcacaaagttaaaaaataattttaatacacaTATTCCAAATTTTTACTtcaaaagattcaatttttgtttctgtttttcTCAAAGCTATATATCAgataaaatacaaacaaattaaaacgaaaaaaattaTAGCGTTTTCTACTCCCAACACAACACATGGACCTTTTctacaattatttattttagtgtacGGACTAAGGTACAATACGGGAGACAGCTCACTGCTCAACTATAGTATTGTGGTACCGCGTttcgattattttttttataatttatattagatacatctaaatatatatatatatattttttactatgAGATACAATCCGTAATAGgaagagaggcgagtgagagcAAGAGGATGCTATATACTTCATAAACATGTGAATCACACTAGAGTGCATattctataataaaaatatttttactaacaATAAATATACACATTAACAAAGAGTGTCAAAGTTTTTACTGACATTAGTTAAATGTCATTGGATTTCGTTATAGGCTTTAGGGACATTCACAAAGAATGTTAATTgctgctaaaaatacatatttagcggcaattaagcTATTGTGAATAATTAATTACCGCTAAAGATCATTTATAATGTAGTGACtctagatatatgtatttgtatgtatCTAATTTGATTTGCATGTATCTGTAATATTGTATAGATTTTATTTATGTACTTGAGATACTTGTGCATCCACTTTGGATACAATGTATCTAGAAATTAATATCGTTTTACTTGTCAACATGAGTAAACGACATTCCTAAATTCTGATCAAGTTTAGGGGTTATTTCAACACTTTTTCTCTTGACTTTTAGCTAAGAGTCGCATGCTCCTATAAATTTTTGAGACCATTTACTTTGTTATATGGcagataaaagaatattttcaagattgtaaataagttaaaaataaaactaaccATTTACGTCAAGTTCGTGAGTGTTTTCAATACTTCTCAACACACGTAAAGTTTATGCAAAAATAGATGACATTAATGAGAGTAACATAAAAGTTTCAAGTTGCAAGCACACACATGGAATGGACCACCCTATTGGGATAATATTGTTAGCATCTTAGAAGTTTCAATATGATTTCCTTCAACTTCTTGTATAAATAGCCTTCCTAATTAGCACTTTTTTAAAAGCAAAACAAATATATCCTACCATACTAAAAATATACACATATTCAACAATTCTAATGGGGAAAGAAAAGATTAGCAATTGCATGGTCATGCTTAAGCATATCATGAGAAAGCTCAAGAGTACACATCTTCAATTAATTCCAAAATATTCCAATGGAGATCAATTTGATGTTGTTGAAATGGAAACTCCAAGAGCAAATAATGAAGTGGTACCAAATGATGTTAAAGAAGGACACTTTGCTATATTGTCAGTAAATCCAGAGGAAGAGCCAAAGAGGTTTATTGTGGAGCTACATTGTCTCACTAATCCATCATTCTTGAAATTACTAAAACAAGCTGAAAATGAATATGGATTCCAACAAAAGGGTGTTCTTGAAGTTCCTTGTAGCGCCGCGGAATTGCAAGAGATTTTGGGGGCCTCCGTGTTACACACTGAAAATTGGATTGCTTGATTCACGAGTCTTACTGTGtcatattaataaaaagtgATTATGAAACGCTAAAATTGGATATATTAAGATAGTTCCTCTTATGCTAGCTAAAGCTAGGTTGAAATCTCAAaccttttatttcttcatttggtCTAATTTGTGgacaaagtatatatatattactctttttcattttaatttgtcctacttttctttttagtttgttcagGAAAGGTCTTTTTCCttgttttatttcaaatttcaacatgacatgtttaattaaaaccaTATGATTAAacgatattttaatatatttatcatatctttaatttaatatcaaaaaattcaaaagtttctTTACTCCCTTAAATTTCGTGCTAAATTAGAAAGTGTTATGCAACTTTTTGTAATACTAGTAGCATGCCAAATTTACTAATAATATTTAGTTGTAGAGGGGTGAATCGGTCGGTTCAGTTCGATTTTATATTATCGATTTGATTGatcgatttttaatttttgaatacgCTAAATTAATAgacatttttattgatttttcgAATTTGCTTTATGACCTTCGATTTAACCAATAAGAAATGATTATTAAACAAATATATGACTTCTCCTACAATTTGATGTGGCAAGACAACAATGTAACTTTACATAACGctcataaaatagaaataataatactaaaatgaaaagaactatACAAATGCAACaacacaaaaagaaattaagaggAATAAGTTTCTTACTTTAGGTTTTGACGTTTTGTATAAGATGAAGTTGTGAACTTTAAGTTAGTATAAATGTGAATTGAAGGCCAAAGGGCGAAGACAATAACCAATACGATATGGAGATTAATATTTATCTAGGAGCAAAGTAATGAATTACTACAATCTTAATGGgttatcaattttttcaataaaacaactttaaaaaaaaaaaactaaaatcaaaccaataacttgatataattgttttttttacaaaccattaaaaattcattaacctaataacccaataacaataaattaataacatcttcaatttattttatcggtaattttatttttgcgCGCCCAACTCAAACTATTATAATTCTAATATTGATCCCATTGGCAATAAGATATTTGAtatcatatacattaaaaaatatatatataggaagaGATACGAGTGAGAGAGAAGAAAGAATTGGAAAGAGAATGAGAAAATCAGTGTATTTCAGATACacattattgatataatatattCTAAACATACTAAATTCAAtttatccatatatatatatgaaatatataattatatataattaatacgccagatacatgtatctataAACtcctttcataaaaatatatataaaagtaattcATATCCCAATCCACCAAAAAATGGACAAAATAAGTAATAACTCATTAAATATGCTCTTGTCTATTAACAGGACATTGCATTTACTGGATCCTACTGTTAGCCAACACTGTCTCATTCACAGGTGAGCAATATTTTTCACTGTCTTCAAATGTTTGTAAAATGATTTCGAGCctatttggattgatttaaaaaataacttttaagttaaaaataaaaaattaaataaaaaaataggagagatttatttttgttttctgacttatttaagtcatttttaatttactttaagtaatttttatatctttgtCAAACACttcataacttattttaagttatttttgacttattttaatttattttttatattgtcaaacatttttagaattcaaaaacagagttaaaaataaatttgatcaatttttaagtcaattcaaaAACCCTGTTAATCATTCAttgttttttctcaaaaatttgacATGAATCCTACCTATTTCTTCAATTTATATTCGTAAAATTCATGATACAACTTTTTAATTCTATTCTAAACATGGTTGAAATGAATTTAAGTTCTTATTAAGTGTTGATATAATTAGTATAGATTCAAactatagaaaataatataaagaacgattaaataagaaaaatctcCTGTTAGCTCAAAATtattaactaaaatttgaaGAGTGAATTTAAGAGGCGAGAATTTATAATTGACTTGaatttgattgattttaaaTGATGAACAATTTGATATAAAAGCTCACCATCAATGAacaataattatgataaatctTATTTTAATCTTGAGAAATGTATGGTTAATCTTAATCTTTAGCTCATTTAATTCCTTAATTATAttccaacaaaataaaaattgttcgtcaaatcttttcatttttcctatAGATACACAGTGGTAGAAGAATAAATGTTTTTCTgctgtatttatttttattccaccGGACACACCACTATTTGATTTTCCAACTACTATAACCATTATTCTAATTCATTTCAAAATTAGTGGGGTTTCATCTTCTTATTTTGTTGTAAAAGAGaactatcaaaaatatttttaaacttaacataaattattaattttatttatgaattattgaaagctctaaaatatttttctacttaACTAACTTAGACACACTCTGTGTCTAGCATATGACATAGCAAGTGGTCTCAAACTCTTATAGGAGCATTaaactcttaataaaaagtCGAGAGAAGCTATCACACTACTTAATTTGACGAGAATTTAGAGATGTATTTCACTGATATTGTAAAATCAGAGgtatatttaaattcaattagTCAAGTAAAAGGTGCGTTTTAAGACTCTCAATAATTCGAGgataaaatcaataattcacGTTAAATTTAAAAgcgttttttaaaaaaaaaaataattctcccGTTTTATAATAAATCTGTGAAACCAAATGAAAGAACTACTTTGTCCATCTACTTTTAGGGATTGATTTGTAGCATGCAGAATAAGCCAGCGttctattataaattttaaatatttttggtaaatattatttctattgaatttcattttgtgtttgactatattatttgataaacatatttcatttttgtaAGAAATGTGACTTACACTCGTAAGTTTTTTTATCAAAACTAATCATAAGTTTGTAGGATAGCAAGATTCATGACTTTCGaaacaagtcaattgaatcttcGTTGCAACAAATAACAAATAGTGTTAATGACACTAGAGCTAACAATATTGTAATTCtgagtgagtgcaacaaacaTCATTTCATACGTTGTAAAATAGACAAAACACGTAACTTTATTAATCTAAACTAATTAttcgttatttttattaataaccatataattatttttatatttattaaatatttcattactaTTGATATTCACGTAAAAATTATGTATTACAGTACAAACAATTACTATATATAGGGTGTTCTTTAAGTCAaacttttactttaaaattaattatatatatatttgttactCCAAACTAGCTAGTCGGCATACTTATTAAACTCCAAAAAGATCTTTTTCATGAAAAGCAAACCCCGTTCCCCTTTTGTTCGATTTCGACAAGTTGATTGTACCTACTATAGATATTCGATAATTAGATGCACAAAGTATTTTacgttcataaaaaaatttaaagtaggCTATATAATTGACTTGTTATATATCATCTTTACAAATGTGTaggaataattaatttagacaTTTCTATCATCTCTATAAATATTTAACGGTCTAAAacatctatatattttttaaatatcaaacatATTACTCTATGACcttttaatttttccaaaaaaaaaaacctttaatattttcacataaacaatttaatatattaaaattatttaattcgcagattaaattattttgagattataaTTTTTGAGCTAAGTCATTTCATCTGAGAGGTACgataaaataatctttaatttaatggaaatttttacaaaatttgtCTTGAATTCCCCACTTTATTTAACTTCTACCATAACTATATTTTGTCCAAAAGGTTTTCTGGATGGAAAAAAAATCTTGCAAGTGAAAAATGACTCAAcaatatatttcctttttttaaaaaaaaagaatttattttttttgaaattttacaaaTAGGCGATATatctttctttctcacaaagAATACACGATACAATCATTtggaagaaattatttttatggataaatatgaagatataaatttatcctaagttatatatatttttttaaatttaatcttAAAATATCTCTTCATATTCCGCGTGTTTTATTGGACCACATGACTCTCGACAAACTCATTTAACTCCAAATAAGATAATTTTCATGAAAGTCCTTGTTCCCCCTCCTTTTCCaatttgcttttatttttgatttggaCAAACTAATTATTGTACATACGATGTTGATAGTATAGTACTCATTTAGTAAATTGTGAAGAAGACCTTGTCTCAAATCTCTATCAATTCTCCACTTTACAGCCAATTTGGTACACTTAAAGTATATCGCGtttataaaaatgtaaaaatcaaGGGGCCGTCCTTGCCTCTTTgggagtgatttttttttatattgattttatgattcgaacacataaataaatagttttacTATTGTTTTAAAGTCTTTCAATAATTTCACGTGAGActataaagaaacaataaaTTTTGGACCTAACATAAGCCCAATCTCCAGGACCACATGATGAAGATCACCAATCTCTTGTTATCCATTTTGAGCAGGGACGTAGCTATACTCATGTCAGGGTGTTCAATTGGACGctatttgttgaaaaattatatcatatgtaCAAGTAAGATGATAAATAAAGTGATTAAATAACATATCTGACATTCGTGACACAATAATATAATGTAGCCCAGTGATTTCTGACACCTTCAAAGACCAAACACATACAAACTAAAAGTGTTTGTgcgtttttaaaaaaaatccaagaaattacctaattctttttctatccAAACACCAAACTCTTTGAGAAACATCTAGTTCATATTCCTCTTTTTATTGTGTTTATATGATATTCCTTGCTCTTTTCCTCCTTACGTTAAAGAGGGCCAAGTGAGGAAAATGATGACTTTTTCCTTCAAGTCAAATTGATGACACTTCTAATATGGTTTATTAGAAGCtattttaaaatactattttctttttgttgaatgccttgaatcggatcCGCTACAAATAGAAAGGACGGGTCCTTAAttttctgtcaattctgtatgttgggcccaagcctgttagggtgtagtttagcactatatatagacgctatggcaaaccctattctgtaactctgtttttgcctctccataataaaactgctccctctcttcccgtggacgtagccaatttattggtgaaccacgtaaatctgttgtcttgtttttctcgtttatatattttctcgtattatct
The sequence above is a segment of the Solanum lycopersicum chromosome 10, SLM_r2.1 genome. Coding sequences within it:
- the LOC101248065 gene encoding auxin-responsive protein SAUR71-like, with the translated sequence MGKEKISNCMVMLKHIMRKLKSTHLQLIPKYSNGDQFDVVEMETPRANNEVVPNDVKEGHFAILSVNPEEEPKRFIVELHCLTNPSFLKLLKQAENEYGFQQKGVLEVPCSAAELQEILGASVLHTENWIA
- the LOC101247775 gene encoding auxin-induced protein X10A-like — protein: MFIGTTNRKHIAKILKKILQLPRRSSFKFAFDDWEGETASLPLPKDVKEGHFVVHAIDDGKQRRFIVELSYLADPGFIRLLEQAEEEFGFEQGGVLAIPCRHSDLEKILENKNKNKK